One Tolypothrix bouteillei VB521301 DNA window includes the following coding sequences:
- a CDS encoding DNA phosphorothioation system restriction enzyme — protein MYLLNKRVQLPTSNTVEETHLATYLLKPPFVGENKSKYQTQQPSLPGCPKMPVSIELRGYQRQAIDNWFANNGRGTLKMATGSGKTITALAIVCELYKQINLQAVLVICPYRHLVTQWARECEKFNLQPILAFESIRNWQSQLSTQLYNVRSGSQPFLTIITSNSTLIGDGFQSQLKYFPERTLIVGDEAHNLGAPRLEESLPRRLGLRLALSATPERYFDEDGTQSILGYFGAVLQPEFTLRDAIAQRALVHYLYYPVLVELTETESRAYAKLTQKIGRALLYRERESVALGNFEDNEDLKPLLMQRARLVGAAENKLHALRELMQHRRDTTHTLFYCSDGSQDVTQRSDLHQVKAVAKILGTELGYRISTYTAQTPLAEREALRRQFESGELQGLVAIRCLDEGVDIPAIQTAVILASSANPRQFIQRRGRVLRPHPGKERATIFDTIVLPPDLDRNTLEVERNLLRKELLRFVEFADLADNAGEARMKLLNLQKRYGLLDI, from the coding sequence ATGTACTTGTTAAACAAGCGCGTCCAACTGCCAACTTCCAACACGGTAGAGGAGACTCATTTAGCAACATATCTCCTCAAACCACCATTTGTAGGTGAAAACAAAAGCAAATATCAAACACAGCAACCATCATTACCGGGATGTCCTAAAATGCCGGTATCCATCGAATTGCGGGGATATCAGCGACAAGCGATTGACAATTGGTTTGCTAACAATGGTAGGGGAACCTTGAAAATGGCAACTGGTAGTGGAAAGACAATCACTGCACTTGCCATTGTTTGCGAACTCTACAAGCAAATTAACTTGCAAGCCGTGTTAGTTATTTGCCCGTACCGCCATCTTGTCACTCAATGGGCGCGAGAATGTGAAAAATTTAATTTGCAACCCATTCTCGCCTTCGAGAGTATACGCAATTGGCAAAGCCAACTCTCCACACAACTCTATAACGTCCGTTCTGGTTCTCAACCATTTCTCACAATTATTACCAGCAACTCTACTCTCATTGGCGATGGCTTTCAATCTCAACTCAAGTACTTTCCCGAAAGAACTTTGATTGTAGGAGATGAAGCACACAATCTCGGAGCACCCAGATTAGAAGAAAGTTTACCCCGACGCCTCGGGTTGCGACTGGCTTTGTCTGCTACACCAGAGAGATATTTTGATGAAGATGGAACCCAATCTATCTTGGGGTATTTTGGAGCTGTTCTGCAACCAGAGTTTACCTTACGAGATGCGATCGCCCAACGTGCGCTTGTTCACTATCTCTATTATCCCGTACTTGTAGAATTAACTGAAACAGAAAGCCGTGCATATGCAAAACTCACACAAAAAATTGGACGAGCGCTCCTGTATCGAGAACGGGAAAGTGTTGCTCTAGGAAATTTTGAAGACAACGAAGACTTAAAACCCTTGTTAATGCAAAGAGCGAGGTTAGTCGGTGCTGCTGAAAATAAGTTACACGCTTTGCGCGAACTCATGCAACATCGCCGGGACACCACCCATACCCTCTTTTATTGCAGCGATGGTTCCCAAGACGTCACTCAACGTTCCGATTTACATCAAGTGAAAGCCGTCGCCAAAATACTGGGTACGGAGTTGGGTTACAGAATAAGTACTTATACTGCCCAAACACCATTAGCAGAAAGAGAAGCTTTGCGCCGTCAATTTGAAAGTGGTGAATTACAAGGTTTAGTCGCCATTCGCTGTTTGGATGAAGGAGTTGATATTCCCGCGATTCAAACTGCTGTGATTTTGGCAAGTTCGGCTAATCCCCGCCAGTTTATCCAAAGACGCGGACGCGTTTTACGCCCCCATCCCGGTAAAGAACGCGCAACCATATTTGACACGATCGTTTTACCACCAGATCTCGATAGGAATACTTTAGAAGTTGAGCGAAATTTACTGCGGAAGGAATTACTGAGATTTGTTGAATTTGCCGATCTAGCCGATAATGCAGGTGAAGCCAGAATGAAGTTGCTCAATTTACAAAAGCGCTACGGTTTATTGGATATATGA
- a CDS encoding DNA/RNA non-specific endonuclease: protein MFASKKLLILLITLLLTLVVGCTILFPRPLATNPRLPFGNPSNASQTDPNNYLIEKPQYVLSYNRDKGIPNWVSWELNQSWLGEAPRSNNFRPDDTLPEGWYRVTPNDYTKSGFDKGHMVPSADRSNNPENNAATFLMTNIVPQAPDNNQGYWARLEDYERSLANQGNQLYIIAGVYGQKGTIAQGKVSIPDRIFKIIIAIAPNDSVNRINESTRIIAVDTPNTNGNRDAAWTEFLTSIDAIEYQTGYDFLSEVNPSIQNILESKKYQISDLKLKSKTRKK from the coding sequence ATGTTCGCCTCCAAAAAACTTCTCATTCTGCTAATCACACTTCTCCTGACACTGGTTGTCGGATGTACGATTCTTTTTCCAAGACCGCTTGCTACTAACCCTCGCTTACCATTTGGTAATCCAAGTAATGCCAGTCAAACGGACCCAAATAATTATTTAATAGAAAAACCTCAATATGTTCTTTCATACAATAGAGATAAAGGAATTCCCAACTGGGTCAGCTGGGAATTAAATCAATCTTGGCTGGGTGAAGCACCAAGGTCTAATAATTTTCGTCCTGACGATACCCTTCCGGAAGGCTGGTATCGTGTCACCCCTAACGATTACACGAAAAGCGGTTTTGATAAAGGACATATGGTACCTTCTGCCGATCGCAGCAATAATCCTGAAAATAATGCTGCTACTTTTTTAATGACAAATATTGTTCCTCAAGCACCCGATAACAATCAGGGTTACTGGGCGCGTTTGGAAGATTATGAGAGATCTCTAGCCAATCAAGGCAATCAGTTGTATATCATAGCAGGAGTTTACGGTCAGAAAGGAACTATTGCTCAAGGAAAAGTTTCTATTCCCGATCGAATTTTTAAAATTATCATAGCGATCGCACCTAATGACAGTGTAAATAGGATTAATGAATCTACAAGAATTATTGCTGTTGATACTCCCAACACAAATGGTAATCGCGATGCTGCTTGGACTGAATTTTTAACCAGTATTGATGCTATTGAATACCAGACAGGTTATGATTTTTTATCTGAGGTTAACCCTTCTATCCAAAATATTTTAGAATCTAAAAAGTATCAAATAAGTGATTTAAAATTAAAGAGCAAAACGCGCAAAAAATAA
- a CDS encoding PEP-CTERM sorting domain-containing protein (PEP-CTERM proteins occur, often in large numbers, in the proteomes of bacteria that also encode an exosortase, a predicted intramembrane cysteine proteinase. The presence of a PEP-CTERM domain at a protein's C-terminus predicts cleavage within the sorting domain, followed by covalent anchoring to some some component of the (usually Gram-negative) cell surface. Many PEP-CTERM proteins exhibit an unusual sequence composition that includes large numbers of potential glycosylation sites. Expression of one such protein has been shown restore the ability of a bacterium to form floc, a type of biofilm.): MVNLSLIRSTLIANAVSIISLASLLLVPSQAAVINGNFDNDLKNWEAKGSVNLIDGQALMSAYGDDVTVVETFLELSDGTLNAVNRTSAANGSAIKQTITVNAGDILSFNWKFQGGDYLPFNDFSFYSINSIAYKLADIAQVGSFEESSSQTFHTFQTAGTYTIGFGVLNALDTSGTSFLAIDNVKVSSTTTVPEPASIIGILTISAISGTSALKRKQLVKARQN; this comes from the coding sequence ATGGTTAATTTAAGTCTTATACGTTCGACCTTAATTGCAAATGCAGTTAGTATAATTAGTCTGGCAAGTCTTCTACTAGTGCCATCCCAAGCTGCTGTTATAAATGGTAATTTTGATAATGATTTGAAGAATTGGGAAGCTAAAGGTAGCGTTAATCTTATCGATGGACAAGCATTAATGTCAGCTTATGGAGATGATGTCACAGTAGTTGAAACATTCCTAGAACTAAGCGATGGAACATTGAATGCTGTAAACAGAACCTCTGCAGCCAATGGCTCTGCAATCAAACAAACAATTACAGTTAATGCTGGAGATATATTGAGCTTTAATTGGAAATTTCAAGGAGGAGATTATTTGCCATTTAATGATTTTTCCTTCTATTCAATTAATTCAATAGCTTATAAGCTGGCTGATATCGCGCAAGTTGGTAGTTTTGAAGAAAGCTCATCCCAGACTTTCCATACCTTCCAAACAGCAGGTACTTACACCATTGGATTTGGGGTTTTGAATGCCTTAGATACTTCGGGTACCTCATTTCTGGCAATTGATAACGTCAAAGTATCATCTACCACCACTGTTCCCGAACCCGCTTCTATAATTGGTATTTTAACAATAAGTGCTATAAGTGGAACTTCGGCTTTAAAGCGCAAACAGCTTGTAAAAGCTAGACAAAATTGA
- the lexA gene encoding transcriptional repressor LexA — MERLTEAQRELYEWLAEYIRLHQHSPSIRQMMQAMNLKSPAPIQSRLEHLRTKGYIEWNEGKARTIRILRPLKLGVPILGEIAAGGLIEPVTEAEEYIDLTSMTLPAKTYALRVTGDSMIEDSIVDGDLVFLRPVPEPDHLKNGTIVAARVDGYGATLKRFYREGDRVTLKAANPKYDPIEVNAFQVQVQGSLVAIWRNYN, encoded by the coding sequence ATGGAACGTCTCACAGAAGCTCAAAGAGAACTTTACGAATGGCTGGCAGAATATATACGATTGCACCAGCATTCACCTTCTATCCGACAAATGATGCAGGCTATGAATTTAAAATCCCCTGCACCCATTCAAAGTCGCTTAGAACATTTACGTACCAAAGGGTACATTGAATGGAATGAAGGTAAGGCGCGAACTATTAGAATTTTGCGACCGTTAAAGCTAGGTGTTCCCATTTTGGGTGAAATTGCCGCAGGGGGTTTGATAGAACCAGTCACAGAAGCGGAAGAGTATATAGACCTCACCAGTATGACGTTACCTGCGAAAACTTATGCTTTGCGGGTAACAGGTGACAGTATGATCGAGGACTCTATCGTTGATGGAGATTTGGTGTTTTTGCGTCCCGTACCAGAACCAGATCACCTCAAAAATGGCACGATTGTTGCCGCCAGAGTTGATGGATATGGTGCAACTTTAAAACGATTCTATCGTGAAGGCGATCGCGTCACCCTTAAAGCCGCAAATCCCAAATACGATCCCATAGAGGTCAACGCTTTTCAAGTACAAGTGCAAGGTTCCCTAGTCGCCATCTGGCGCAATTACAACTAA
- a CDS encoding GAF domain-containing sensor histidine kinase — protein sequence MIKAIEKKTLQNQMWQRSRQAIALLSSLNYRTGELSSYLHNVACGVSELLNVDWSVVTFCQEGFEKVLASSIDIGEGEHLYSLHGSLTGTVVKTGCSLVVKDAKEHPEFGEAPEGYNAYLGIPLRTAEGEVIGTICSFHQQPREFSEEEIQLGELFAERAATAIDNYHLYKQQCQFNQILEAEVQKRTEELRTAQAKLVEQERLAAIGEFAAMIVHEIRNPLTTTILGLKYFQKTVLTESAKERLSLSLNEASRLDNLLSEILLYAKPQVLQLCELDVDRFMSELLNDMSEMQEAVARKIELIPVSVPVKILGDKDKLKQVFINIVRNACEAVSPGDAIKWEVDISDPEQVCINVCNKGQPIPPEVLSKLTQPFFSTKPSGTGLGLAITKRIVNAHGGELFIHSDTTGTTVSVQLPRIHLLDFGQKNHNLSVFI from the coding sequence ATGATAAAAGCCATTGAAAAGAAAACTTTACAAAATCAAATGTGGCAACGCTCTCGACAAGCGATCGCACTTTTGTCTTCTTTAAACTATCGAACTGGGGAATTAAGCAGCTATCTACATAACGTTGCTTGTGGAGTCAGTGAGTTACTGAATGTAGATTGGTCAGTCGTAACATTTTGTCAAGAAGGATTTGAAAAGGTACTGGCTAGTAGCATTGATATCGGTGAGGGCGAACACCTTTATTCACTGCATGGTTCATTAACAGGCACTGTTGTAAAAACTGGTTGCTCCCTAGTAGTGAAAGATGCAAAGGAACACCCAGAGTTTGGCGAAGCTCCAGAAGGTTATAACGCTTATTTAGGTATACCGTTGCGAACTGCTGAAGGCGAAGTCATTGGTACGATTTGCTCTTTCCATCAGCAACCGCGAGAGTTTAGCGAGGAAGAGATTCAGTTAGGCGAACTGTTTGCTGAACGTGCTGCTACAGCAATCGATAATTATCATTTGTACAAACAACAATGCCAATTTAACCAGATTCTGGAGGCTGAAGTACAAAAACGTACAGAAGAATTACGGACAGCACAAGCCAAGCTTGTAGAACAGGAACGCCTAGCAGCCATTGGTGAATTTGCGGCAATGATTGTTCATGAAATTCGTAACCCATTGACTACAACGATCTTAGGATTGAAGTATTTCCAAAAAACCGTTTTAACTGAATCCGCCAAAGAGCGATTATCATTGTCGCTCAATGAAGCCAGTCGATTAGACAATCTGCTGAGTGAAATTTTGCTTTATGCCAAACCCCAGGTGTTGCAACTGTGTGAATTGGATGTAGATCGATTCATGAGTGAGTTGCTCAATGACATGAGCGAGATGCAAGAAGCCGTTGCACGAAAAATTGAATTGATCCCTGTATCAGTTCCAGTCAAGATTTTGGGAGACAAAGATAAACTCAAACAAGTTTTTATTAATATTGTCCGTAATGCCTGTGAAGCAGTTTCCCCAGGAGACGCCATTAAATGGGAAGTAGACATTTCCGATCCAGAGCAAGTTTGCATCAATGTTTGCAATAAGGGTCAACCAATTCCCCCAGAAGTTTTGTCAAAACTAACTCAGCCATTCTTCTCTACAAAACCAAGTGGGACTGGTCTAGGGCTGGCTATCACCAAACGCATAGTTAATGCTCATGGAGGAGAATTATTTATTCACTCTGATACAACAGGTACTACAGTCAGCGTGCAATTACCCAGAATTCATCTTTTGGACTTTGGACAAAAAAATCACAATCTATCCGTTTTTATTTAG
- a CDS encoding NACHT C-terminal helical domain 2-containing protein — protein sequence MRGKKNRSIARHWLLSHSQKELLHQYYDVNKLLVNCLNSGCWICASLTLMRSTPHGIKGLN from the coding sequence TTGCGGGGCAAGAAGAATCGCAGCATTGCTCGGCATTGGCTATTGAGCCACTCTCAAAAGGAACTGTTGCACCAGTACTACGACGTTAATAAGTTACTGGTTAACTGTCTCAATAGCGGTTGTTGGATTTGTGCTTCACTCACTCTGATGCGATCGACGCCTCATGGCATCAAAGGTTTAAACTAA
- a CDS encoding tetratricopeptide repeat protein → MNSSNLLEQELIRWNNVISSHPHDPKAYIYRGMVHFKLGNIHESIADFDTAEKLDPRLTPYLWQRGLSYYYAERFAEGAKQFEIDLTINSHDVEETVWRYLCIARLHGPTQARQSLLEVRNDSRFVMRRVYDFYAGHCSVDDVLAVGASNDRRQSFYSYLYLSLYFEVESQLEQARQYMTQAVSYKIDDYMWHLATVHQKLRRWD, encoded by the coding sequence ATGAATTCGAGCAATCTTCTAGAACAAGAGCTAATTCGTTGGAATAATGTTATCTCCAGTCATCCTCATGACCCCAAAGCCTACATATATCGGGGAATGGTTCATTTCAAGTTAGGTAACATTCATGAATCCATCGCTGACTTTGATACAGCTGAAAAACTAGACCCACGCTTAACACCCTACTTGTGGCAAAGAGGATTGTCGTACTACTACGCCGAACGATTTGCTGAGGGGGCAAAACAATTTGAGATAGACTTAACTATTAACTCTCACGATGTGGAAGAAACCGTTTGGCGCTACCTTTGCATTGCTCGCCTTCACGGTCCCACACAAGCACGACAGTCTTTGTTAGAAGTCAGAAACGATTCCCGGTTTGTCATGCGGCGAGTTTACGATTTTTATGCCGGTCACTGCTCTGTTGATGATGTCCTGGCTGTTGGCGCTTCTAACGATCGGCGTCAATCGTTTTATAGTTATCTTTATCTTAGTTTGTATTTTGAAGTAGAGAGTCAACTAGAACAAGCACGGCAATATATGACTCAAGCAGTTAGTTATAAAATTGACGATTATATGTGGCACTTAGCTACCGTACACCAAAAGTTACGCAGGTGGGATTAA
- a CDS encoding ATP-grasp domain-containing protein has translation MSLNCCLISGPVLSPSLLRAVQKYAIPVYVQPPTPPLPETIPTLEDTEAKSLVANRDTAVIMNWEASLCFILQNLSHTQLSQVNVFKDKAAFRELLKESHPDLFYVELTRETLQDFQLPQEIKAVVLKPSLGTASIGIRTVRGQQEWARTVDSVLQDIDRATKSMNSAMLSSSRFLVEEFVEGEEFACDGFWDANGRTVITGVYHHPFASESDVSDTLYYTSRQVVAQTLEPLTRLMDKIGTKLDLHRFPFHFEFRRYSDGSLFPIELNPLRFGQVALPDLTEYTFNFNPYELFFTDRSPDWDSLLAEEDSSNIYAFVLGSLPPHYETGKYSIDEESFRKTFGNKLLNYIPSNPAITPFFGVAHIVAERLEDVLSYLHLDFDSFLCK, from the coding sequence ATGAGCTTAAATTGCTGTTTGATCTCCGGACCCGTTCTTTCTCCCTCATTGCTACGCGCCGTGCAAAAATATGCAATTCCCGTGTATGTCCAACCACCAACACCGCCTCTACCAGAGACAATTCCTACACTTGAAGATACAGAAGCAAAGTCTTTGGTAGCAAACAGAGACACTGCGGTCATAATGAACTGGGAAGCAAGCCTCTGTTTCATTCTCCAAAATCTTTCACACACACAGTTGTCTCAAGTGAATGTCTTTAAAGACAAAGCGGCTTTCCGAGAACTCCTCAAAGAATCACATCCCGATTTATTCTACGTAGAGTTAACAAGAGAAACTCTGCAAGACTTTCAGCTACCACAGGAAATTAAAGCAGTGGTACTCAAACCTTCTTTAGGAACCGCCTCCATAGGTATTCGCACAGTGCGAGGACAACAAGAGTGGGCTCGCACAGTAGATTCGGTTCTTCAGGATATCGACAGGGCTACAAAGTCTATGAATTCCGCTATGCTAAGCAGTTCGCGTTTTCTGGTGGAAGAGTTCGTAGAAGGCGAGGAATTTGCTTGCGATGGCTTCTGGGATGCAAACGGCAGAACAGTCATAACTGGGGTGTATCACCATCCTTTCGCCTCGGAATCAGATGTGAGTGATACTCTCTACTATACATCAAGGCAAGTTGTAGCTCAGACACTAGAACCTCTTACTCGCCTTATGGATAAGATCGGAACCAAGCTCGATTTGCATCGCTTCCCATTCCATTTTGAGTTTAGAAGGTACAGTGACGGCAGTCTTTTTCCCATTGAGTTAAACCCACTGCGTTTTGGGCAAGTTGCTCTCCCAGATTTGACAGAGTATACTTTTAATTTCAATCCTTACGAACTTTTCTTCACAGATCGAAGCCCGGATTGGGATTCTTTGCTAGCTGAAGAAGATTCTTCCAATATTTATGCCTTTGTTCTTGGCAGTTTGCCACCGCATTATGAGACTGGAAAATATTCGATAGATGAAGAGTCTTTTCGCAAAACTTTTGGAAATAAGTTGCTCAATTATATACCAAGCAATCCTGCAATAACTCCATTTTTTGGAGTGGCGCATATTGTTGCAGAAAGACTTGAAGATGTTCTTTCTTATCTTCATCTTGACTTTGACAGTTTTCTATGTAAATAG
- the argF gene encoding ornithine carbamoyltransferase, which yields MAGLKGRDLLSLADFSPTEVQELLQMASQLKSQQLRLRCNKVLGLLFSKASTRTRVSFTVAMYQLGGQVIDLNPNVTQVSRGEPVQDTARVLDRYLDILAIRTFAQQELEIFANYAQIPVINALTDLEHPCQVLADLMTVQECFGSCTGLTLTYVGDGNNVANSLLLGCALVGMNVRVATPNGFEPNAAILETARSIAGGKTEVLLTHDPEAGTKGAHVIYTDVWASMGQEEEANDRLPVFQPYQVNDRLLSLADPNAIVLHCLPAHRGEEITDEVMEGSQSQIWNQAENRMHIQKALLASLLGAEEI from the coding sequence ATGGCAGGGTTGAAAGGACGAGATTTATTAAGTTTGGCAGACTTCAGTCCCACGGAAGTTCAAGAACTTTTGCAGATGGCAAGCCAGCTAAAGTCGCAACAGTTGAGATTGCGATGCAATAAAGTATTGGGTTTGCTGTTCTCCAAAGCATCTACTCGAACGAGAGTCAGTTTTACTGTTGCGATGTATCAACTTGGCGGACAAGTCATCGATTTAAATCCCAATGTTACACAAGTCAGTCGTGGAGAACCCGTGCAAGATACGGCACGAGTTTTAGATAGATATCTAGATATTTTGGCAATTCGTACCTTTGCACAGCAGGAATTAGAAATTTTTGCTAATTACGCTCAAATTCCCGTCATTAATGCCCTCACTGATTTGGAACATCCCTGTCAGGTATTGGCTGATTTGATGACAGTCCAAGAATGCTTTGGCTCCTGCACGGGTTTAACCTTAACTTATGTTGGAGATGGGAATAATGTGGCAAATTCTTTGTTACTGGGCTGTGCTTTGGTGGGAATGAATGTAAGAGTCGCCACACCCAATGGATTTGAACCAAATGCAGCAATTCTAGAAACAGCACGCTCAATTGCTGGTGGAAAAACTGAGGTATTGCTAACTCACGACCCCGAAGCAGGAACAAAAGGTGCTCATGTTATTTACACCGATGTTTGGGCAAGTATGGGACAAGAAGAAGAAGCAAATGACCGATTGCCAGTTTTTCAACCTTACCAAGTTAACGATCGCCTGTTAAGTCTTGCCGATCCCAATGCAATTGTTTTACACTGTTTACCAGCACATCGCGGTGAAGAAATCACTGACGAAGTCATGGAAGGTTCTCAGTCGCAAATTTGGAACCAGGCAGAAAATCGAATGCACATCCAAAAAGCTTTGCTTGCAAGTCTTTTAGGAGCAGAAGAAATATAA
- a CDS encoding Uma2 family endonuclease: MTQTLRQLVTFEEFVRWKPDNGRYELHDGAIVEMSQPTGDHEEVTGSLVTKLAVEYARLQLPYFIPKTALVKPPENESAYSPDVVILNRLNLVNEPLWKQESTITQGASIPLIVEVVSTNWRDDYLTKAGKYEEIGIPEYWIVDYLALGGRRFIGNPKQPTISIYSLVEGEYQVTQFRNGDLISSPTFPELNLTAEQVFQPT, translated from the coding sequence ATGACGCAAACCTTACGCCAACTAGTAACCTTTGAAGAATTTGTTCGGTGGAAACCGGACAATGGACGCTATGAACTGCACGATGGAGCGATTGTTGAGATGTCGCAGCCAACAGGAGACCATGAAGAAGTAACGGGATCTTTGGTGACAAAGCTAGCTGTTGAATACGCAAGGTTGCAGCTGCCCTACTTCATACCCAAGACTGCATTAGTTAAACCACCGGAAAATGAATCGGCTTATTCACCAGATGTGGTGATACTGAATCGGCTCAACCTAGTTAACGAACCGCTGTGGAAACAAGAATCTACCATCACTCAAGGCGCGTCAATTCCCTTAATCGTTGAGGTCGTAAGTACTAACTGGCGGGATGATTATTTGACAAAGGCTGGTAAATACGAAGAGATTGGGATACCCGAATATTGGATTGTCGATTATCTCGCTCTTGGCGGTCGTCGGTTTATTGGCAACCCCAAGCAACCAACTATCTCCATTTATTCCTTAGTCGAGGGCGAATACCAAGTCACTCAGTTTAGAAACGGCGATCTCATCTCTTCACCAACATTCCCGGAATTAAATTTGACAGCAGAGCAAGTTTTTCAACCTACCTGA
- a CDS encoding Uma2 family endonuclease — protein sequence MFTIADLQELQIEHPDWQMELVDGSIVVMGPSDYESEEVGLEFARQLANWVRPRKLGRVTGSSAGFILPTTKEQGERDLRAPDVSFVKADRLKKTKRDFVELVPDLTVEVKSKTDRIKVLVEKIQLFLELGSTVGILIDPDERTVTVYRLAQSPTVLRDSDRLTLPDLLPGWELTVSELWPPEFD from the coding sequence ATGTTTACCATTGCGGATTTACAAGAGTTACAAATAGAGCACCCAGACTGGCAAATGGAACTGGTGGATGGGAGTATTGTTGTTATGGGTCCATCAGATTACGAATCAGAAGAAGTTGGCTTGGAGTTTGCACGGCAGCTTGCCAATTGGGTACGTCCTCGCAAACTAGGAAGAGTAACAGGTTCTAGTGCTGGATTTATTTTGCCAACTACAAAAGAGCAGGGCGAGCGGGACTTACGCGCTCCTGACGTGTCGTTTGTCAAAGCCGATCGCTTAAAAAAGACCAAGCGTGATTTTGTAGAGCTAGTTCCAGACCTAACAGTTGAAGTGAAATCCAAAACAGACCGCATTAAGGTTTTGGTAGAAAAAATTCAACTTTTTCTAGAACTTGGAAGTACTGTTGGTATCTTGATTGACCCCGATGAGCGAACTGTTACAGTTTATCGGCTCGCTCAAAGCCCCACAGTTTTAAGGGATAGCGATCGCTTGACGCTACCAGACTTGTTGCCGGGATGGGAATTGACAGTATCAGAGTTGTGGCCTCCTGAATTTGATTGA